The Deinococcus hopiensis KR-140 genome includes a window with the following:
- a CDS encoding amidohydrolase family protein, with protein MPSQGVRLLTADLLYTGEGSGVQDGGVVLQEGRVLALGGAEALRSRFPGVGEERAGRVIAPPPVNAHTHLDLSLLSFRALPYHRWVMEHVGANLHRSGREGAEVGLRAIRASAVAAAGDITELPGVMEFLLREGDVPGVAYWQVFEPNPSRADETFRRTVEQLRALRRLERPGGMRVGLSPHATYTVSHRLHRLLAEFARDEGLPMQIHASEPPTESRMFRTGSGPLAAKFLEVMSPLTLEDVLGRAPDPGLTPVAHLADLGVLDARPTLVHMVNVTEDDVQTVAQAGCAVVTCPRSNRALECGVFPWALYGRHGVEVALGTDSVASGETLDLHDELAFARQAHAAVDEVTLVRAAVRGGRHALGEPAVTLREGDAWNPAFAWPDR; from the coding sequence ATGCCTTCCCAAGGGGTCCGCCTCCTCACCGCCGATCTGCTCTACACGGGCGAGGGCTCCGGCGTGCAGGACGGCGGGGTGGTTCTTCAGGAGGGCCGGGTGCTGGCCCTCGGAGGGGCGGAAGCGCTGCGTTCCCGCTTTCCGGGGGTGGGTGAGGAGCGCGCAGGCCGGGTGATTGCTCCACCGCCCGTCAATGCCCATACGCACCTGGACCTCAGCCTGCTCTCCTTTCGCGCGCTGCCCTACCACCGCTGGGTCATGGAACACGTCGGCGCGAACCTGCACAGGAGCGGGCGGGAGGGCGCGGAGGTGGGCCTGCGGGCGATCCGGGCCTCGGCCGTGGCCGCCGCCGGAGACATCACGGAACTGCCTGGGGTGATGGAGTTCCTGCTGCGCGAGGGTGATGTGCCGGGCGTGGCGTACTGGCAGGTCTTTGAACCCAATCCGTCCCGCGCTGACGAGACGTTTCGCCGCACGGTCGAGCAGCTTCGGGCCTTGCGCCGCCTGGAGCGCCCCGGCGGGATGCGCGTGGGCCTCAGTCCGCACGCCACCTACACGGTGTCCCACCGCCTGCACCGCCTCCTCGCAGAGTTCGCCCGGGACGAGGGCCTGCCCATGCAGATTCACGCGTCCGAGCCGCCCACCGAATCCAGGATGTTCCGCACGGGCTCGGGACCACTCGCCGCGAAATTTCTGGAGGTTATGTCGCCCCTCACCCTGGAGGACGTGCTGGGCCGCGCGCCGGACCCTGGCCTCACGCCCGTCGCGCACCTCGCGGACCTCGGGGTGCTGGACGCCCGCCCCACGCTGGTGCATATGGTGAATGTCACGGAGGACGACGTGCAAACCGTCGCGCAGGCGGGATGCGCAGTGGTGACCTGCCCGCGCAGCAACCGGGCACTGGAGTGCGGCGTCTTTCCCTGGGCGCTGTACGGGCGGCACGGGGTGGAAGTCGCCCTCGGCACCGATTCGGTGGCGTCCGGCGAGACGCTCGACCTCCACGACGAACTCGCCTTCGCCCGGCAAGCCCACGCGGCTGTGGATGAGGTGACGCTCGTGCGGGCGGCGGTGCGCGGTGGGCGGCACGCCCTGGGTGAACCCGCCGTCACCCTGCGGGAGGGAGACGCCTGGAACCCAGCGTTCGCATGGCCGGATCGGTAG
- a CDS encoding ATP-binding protein yields MASSLASPVSLRLLGSPALEVEGRAVPLRTRKSLGLVAYLALEGASGRETLAGLLWPNLAPDSARHNLRQELYRLTRTALGPHVEVSARQVTPAGAWAVDVAAFERAVADGDVAGALTHYRGPLLGGAPLEDAGPFGEWLEARRTRLHERWQEAVQRHAGALEGAGKLRAALDAHLTLLASDGLQELHQREAIRLHGLLGERERAAARYAAFCTLLANELGLEPLPETQRVAEQARRGPGPASTRTASPAPSAPPAPEAQLTAPFSSPHPPTLHPPLVGRTNAWTELEHAEGQLAVLLGEPGLGKSRLALAFAASFGPPVVLRAQEVARGTPLYPVADALRAGLGDPRARARFEALDPVWRAEVSRLVPELGTPGGPLGEGRARFLEGLVHALLALAGPGGCIVFEDLHWMDASTLELLAHLTRRLHPGEPGAQERGLGEWGRSAAAPRLLATARSHELPGSPAETALAGLRRGGLLRSVPLTPLSEEEVRGMVRTLSGGEDAVLFARRLHRATGGNPLFVLETLRFLFETGELHADASGWRSPYDEATEDYSELPLPPEVREAVLRRLQDLSPAAQRLLDAASVLEGQFSLDDLAPAAALPEWEALDELEGLTRLSVLEVRDPGFAFAHDLVRRAVASRLSPERRRLLHRRFAGVLEAQGAAPGRIATHLDGAGLGAQAAPWHVRAAEEAARVFAFREALAHLEAALASGPPPGDALTWRLRRADLLRHLDDRTARTAELHLIDALVATPEGAAHAPEVHLRWAILHDDEGRYEEARTAAECVLASQAAPPETRAWAQTTLGMVLQRLGDPEGAERHLRSALALEGVSAERRAAAHNNLTYSALGRGDLAVARSHNAAGLALLPSSPTRTRAVMLNAGARITVLSGDLAGGTARLREALEVARHLGDVVLQKPFLTNLVQLYTQAGQLDDALSALHEGLDLVQATGDRRGEGDFGHRLAEVQLLRGRLGAAARAYEAAITQADAAGQRDQQAVRRLGLLRLRTLTGDLAAARELLAEVQGRFAEDLPGLLAVEEARLYGRTGQPDQALRTLLAAREAGHLNQPLHRDLARALLAGVQLALGARAAALEEALQDAASPALQASLLAVRLRAREVPEDAKTARDLLASGRLPPLDALALRHALSPALPDPEARALLTRLAATLPTEAQAAFLALWAAPGGPT; encoded by the coding sequence ATGGCTTCCTCCCTCGCGTCCCCCGTCTCCCTGCGGCTGCTGGGTTCTCCCGCATTGGAAGTGGAGGGCCGCGCCGTGCCCCTGCGAACGCGCAAATCGCTGGGGCTGGTGGCGTACCTCGCGTTGGAGGGCGCATCGGGACGCGAAACGCTGGCCGGGCTGCTGTGGCCAAACCTCGCCCCCGACAGCGCGCGGCACAATCTGCGCCAGGAGCTGTACCGCCTGACCCGTACGGCGCTGGGCCCGCACGTGGAGGTGAGTGCCCGGCAGGTGACCCCGGCAGGCGCGTGGGCCGTGGATGTGGCTGCTTTCGAGCGGGCGGTGGCAGACGGCGATGTGGCCGGAGCACTGACGCACTACCGGGGACCGCTGCTCGGCGGCGCGCCGCTGGAGGACGCTGGGCCGTTCGGCGAGTGGCTGGAAGCGCGGCGGACCCGGTTGCACGAGCGCTGGCAGGAGGCCGTGCAGCGCCACGCTGGGGCGCTGGAGGGCGCGGGCAAGTTGCGCGCGGCCCTGGACGCCCACCTCACCCTGCTGGCGAGCGACGGCCTGCAAGAACTCCACCAACGCGAGGCGATCCGTCTGCACGGCCTGCTGGGCGAGCGCGAGCGGGCGGCGGCGCGGTACGCGGCCTTCTGCACCCTGCTGGCAAACGAACTGGGCCTCGAACCCCTCCCCGAGACGCAGCGGGTGGCCGAGCAGGCGCGGCGTGGCCCGGGCCCGGCTTCTACGCGAACGGCCTCCCCGGCTCCGTCTGCCCCTCCCGCGCCCGAAGCGCAGCTCACCGCGCCTTTCTCCTCGCCGCATCCACCCACCCTGCACCCTCCCCTGGTGGGGCGCACCAACGCCTGGACGGAACTCGAACACGCGGAGGGGCAACTCGCCGTGCTCCTGGGCGAGCCGGGCCTGGGCAAGTCGCGGCTCGCCCTCGCCTTCGCCGCCTCCTTCGGCCCGCCCGTGGTGCTCCGCGCGCAGGAGGTGGCCCGCGGCACGCCGCTGTACCCAGTGGCGGACGCCCTGCGCGCAGGCCTGGGGGACCCGCGGGCACGGGCACGCTTTGAGGCCCTTGACCCGGTATGGCGGGCAGAGGTCAGCCGCCTGGTGCCCGAACTGGGCACTCCGGGCGGGCCGCTCGGCGAGGGTCGCGCCCGCTTTCTGGAAGGCCTGGTCCATGCGCTGCTCGCGCTCGCCGGACCGGGCGGCTGCATCGTGTTTGAGGACCTGCACTGGATGGACGCCTCCACCCTGGAACTGCTCGCCCACCTCACGCGCCGCCTGCATCCGGGGGAACCAGGAGCACAGGAACGGGGGCTGGGCGAATGGGGACGCTCGGCAGCGGCTCCGCGCCTGCTGGCGACGGCCCGCTCCCACGAATTGCCGGGCAGCCCCGCCGAGACGGCGTTGGCGGGGCTGCGCCGCGGTGGGCTGCTGAGGTCCGTGCCGCTGACGCCCCTCTCGGAGGAGGAGGTGCGCGGCATGGTCCGCACCCTGTCAGGGGGGGAGGACGCTGTTCTCTTCGCCCGGAGGCTGCACCGGGCCACGGGCGGCAATCCGCTGTTCGTACTGGAGACGCTGCGCTTCCTGTTCGAGACGGGCGAGCTGCACGCGGACGCCTCAGGGTGGCGCTCGCCCTACGACGAGGCCACCGAGGACTACTCTGAGCTGCCCCTGCCCCCCGAGGTGCGGGAGGCGGTGCTGCGCCGCCTCCAGGACCTGTCGCCCGCAGCGCAACGTCTGCTCGACGCCGCAAGCGTGTTGGAGGGCCAATTTTCCCTCGATGACCTCGCGCCCGCCGCCGCTCTGCCCGAATGGGAGGCGCTCGACGAGCTGGAGGGGCTGACCCGCCTCTCGGTGCTGGAGGTCCGCGACCCCGGCTTCGCCTTCGCGCACGACCTCGTGCGGCGGGCGGTGGCTTCCCGACTCTCGCCCGAACGCCGCCGACTGCTGCACCGCCGGTTTGCGGGCGTGCTGGAGGCGCAGGGGGCTGCGCCGGGCCGGATCGCCACCCATCTGGACGGCGCCGGTCTGGGTGCGCAGGCCGCGCCCTGGCATGTCCGGGCGGCGGAGGAAGCCGCGCGGGTGTTCGCCTTCCGCGAAGCGCTTGCCCACCTGGAGGCCGCGCTCGCTTCCGGTCCCCCACCGGGCGACGCGCTCACCTGGAGGTTGCGCCGGGCGGACCTGCTGCGTCACCTGGACGACCGCACCGCCCGCACCGCAGAACTGCACCTGATAGACGCGCTCGTCGCCACCCCCGAAGGGGCCGCCCATGCCCCTGAGGTTCACCTGCGCTGGGCCATCCTGCACGACGACGAGGGCCGCTATGAGGAAGCGCGCACCGCCGCCGAGTGCGTCCTGGCCTCACAGGCGGCACCGCCGGAGACGCGGGCTTGGGCCCAGACCACCCTGGGAATGGTCCTGCAGCGTCTGGGGGATCCGGAAGGGGCCGAGCGTCACCTGCGCTCGGCGCTCGCCCTGGAGGGCGTGAGCGCCGAGCGCCGAGCAGCGGCCCACAACAACCTCACCTACAGTGCCCTGGGGCGCGGCGATCTGGCCGTTGCCCGCTCCCACAACGCTGCGGGGCTGGCGCTGCTTCCCAGTTCCCCCACCCGCACGCGCGCCGTGATGCTCAACGCCGGAGCCAGGATCACGGTGCTGTCGGGCGACCTCGCCGGCGGAACGGCCCGGCTGCGCGAGGCACTGGAGGTCGCCCGGCACCTCGGTGACGTGGTGTTGCAAAAGCCCTTCCTGACCAACCTCGTGCAACTCTATACCCAGGCCGGACAGCTCGACGACGCCCTGAGTGCCCTCCACGAGGGGCTGGACCTCGTGCAGGCCACGGGGGACCGTCGCGGCGAGGGCGACTTCGGGCACCGCCTCGCGGAGGTGCAACTGCTGCGCGGACGCCTGGGGGCAGCGGCGCGCGCCTATGAGGCGGCGATCACGCAGGCCGACGCGGCTGGTCAGCGCGACCAACAGGCTGTGCGCCGACTGGGTCTGCTGCGGCTGCGGACGTTGACGGGGGACCTCGCCGCCGCGCGTGAGCTGCTGGCCGAGGTGCAAGGCCGGTTCGCCGAGGACCTGCCCGGCCTCCTCGCCGTGGAGGAAGCGCGGCTGTACGGGCGCACAGGCCAGCCGGACCAGGCGCTGCGAACCCTGCTTGCGGCCCGGGAAGCCGGGCACCTGAACCAACCCCTGCACCGCGACCTCGCCCGCGCGCTTCTGGCCGGGGTCCAGCTGGCCCTGGGCGCCCGCGCCGCCGCGCTGGAGGAGGCGTTGCAGGACGCGGCATCACCCGCCCTTCAGGCCAGCTTGCTCGCCGTGCGCCTGCGGGCGCGGGAAGTCCCTGAGGACGCCAAAACCGCGAGAGACCTGCTCGCCTCGGGCCGCCTGCCCCCGCTCGACGCCCTCGCGCTGCGCCACGCCCTCTCACCTGCCCTGCCTGACCCAGAAGCGAGGGCGCTGCTCACACGCCTTGCCGCCACCCTGCCCACAGAGGCGCAGGCTGCCTTTCTGGCCCTCTGGGCCGCCCCCGGAGGGCCCACATGA
- a CDS encoding globin family protein: MTDLPPSLTPQQMALVQGSLARALPEASEVAGLFYDRLFALDPSLRALFLGDMAAQGRKLVDTLDVFAGDLTRLPALRPAMRRLGQRHADYGVRPEHYATVSEALLWALEQALGEGFTPEVRGAWEAAYAVIAREMLSGTNG; encoded by the coding sequence ATGACCGACCTTCCCCCGTCCCTGACCCCCCAGCAGATGGCCCTCGTCCAGGGCAGCCTCGCACGGGCACTTCCGGAGGCGTCGGAGGTCGCCGGCCTGTTCTACGACCGTCTCTTTGCCCTTGATCCGTCGCTGCGCGCCCTGTTTCTGGGTGACATGGCTGCGCAGGGCCGCAAGCTGGTAGACACCCTGGACGTGTTCGCGGGTGACCTGACGCGCCTGCCCGCCCTGCGCCCCGCGATGCGCCGCCTGGGACAGCGCCACGCAGACTACGGCGTGCGCCCCGAACACTACGCGACCGTAAGCGAGGCGCTGCTGTGGGCGCTGGAGCAGGCGCTGGGCGAAGGCTTCACCCCCGAGGTGCGCGGCGCCTGGGAGGCGGCCTACGCGGTCATCGCCCGGGAGATGCTGAGCGGCACGAACGGATAA
- a CDS encoding PKD domain-containing protein, which translates to MKHLTRSATLLSLTLALASCGTSTPTPGNTTPGNTIPGNTTPRDTAPVEPIIRPEARIPDAQSRAALTTFQKLPSNGKRAMYEMRYQSTPFTEAIQPGNVLVSEPGPNAPYGYLVKVTNVKREGGVIIVQAEQGRITDAVARGRIDLQQALKPEKLAKQTLAPGVQLATSSAAGQGHLSAQSDDPLVDWQKTYGYSVSLNKVLYDIDGDEKTLDDQTGSKGNFYFNLGLDFMLDVNWFDLDFRAKVDVDQGTNLQLYARGKYEFKKEFKLSELQFSPITVPIGPVTVVIVPVVTLYLDASGKIQGEVNYALQQTLKASAGVEYIDEFKNLSSGPDWTFKHSGIQASASAEAQVGPRVRLAMLLYGVAGAYGEARAYANFKAQYPAKPLWKLDLCGAGNVGVEADLFFDEFSYSAEVFKKCKSIAEAQNAAPIINSLTAKRDNVVFGGNPNDPFTTSDDIKVCATAKDPENDPFTLRFTAEDGLDKLGGDDDCTVHQFKTVGDHPVTVTARDLDGATSTKTITVKIGKAMGPAPVVTIVSPVQNEKMYLNGVNGTKTLSGYSDLGDCAKEKWTSSVASDVLPTNNCGLPTITYSATGARTLTLTATSATGAVGKASVAVTVEPKPADNLFPVISLKMKPSTTIVNNEKVTVTYSLSDANDDEVTYSLRVYPKGKMNEAKTLDEGKVGNTLKGVNMTKEFHLSDLGGYGACPKGDFVLEFSAYDQFLSFPFPMKTVAFTAQCIK; encoded by the coding sequence ATGAAACACCTGACCCGCTCCGCCACCCTGCTCAGCCTGACCCTCGCCCTCGCCTCCTGCGGCACCTCCACCCCCACCCCCGGAAACACGACGCCCGGCAATACCATCCCTGGCAACACGACCCCCAGGGACACCGCTCCCGTCGAGCCAATCATCCGCCCCGAGGCCCGCATTCCCGACGCCCAGAGCCGCGCCGCGCTGACCACCTTCCAGAAGCTGCCCAGCAACGGCAAACGTGCCATGTACGAAATGCGCTACCAGTCCACCCCCTTCACCGAAGCCATCCAGCCGGGCAACGTGCTGGTGAGCGAACCCGGTCCCAACGCGCCCTACGGTTACCTCGTCAAGGTCACGAACGTGAAGCGCGAGGGCGGCGTGATCATCGTGCAGGCCGAACAGGGGCGCATCACCGACGCGGTGGCCCGTGGACGCATCGATCTTCAGCAGGCCCTCAAGCCCGAGAAGCTCGCCAAGCAGACCCTCGCCCCGGGTGTCCAACTCGCCACCAGCAGCGCTGCGGGCCAGGGCCACCTGAGCGCCCAGTCGGACGATCCCCTCGTCGACTGGCAGAAGACGTACGGGTACAGCGTCTCGCTGAATAAGGTGCTGTACGACATCGACGGGGACGAGAAGACCCTGGACGACCAGACGGGCAGCAAGGGCAACTTCTACTTCAACCTGGGGCTGGACTTCATGCTGGACGTCAACTGGTTCGACCTCGACTTCCGCGCCAAGGTGGACGTCGACCAGGGCACCAACCTGCAGCTGTACGCCCGCGGCAAGTACGAGTTCAAGAAGGAATTCAAACTTTCCGAGCTGCAGTTCTCGCCCATCACGGTGCCGATCGGCCCAGTAACGGTGGTGATCGTGCCGGTGGTGACGCTGTACCTCGACGCGAGCGGCAAGATTCAGGGTGAGGTGAACTACGCGTTACAGCAGACGCTGAAGGCGTCTGCTGGGGTGGAGTACATCGACGAGTTCAAGAACCTGTCGAGCGGTCCGGACTGGACGTTCAAGCACTCCGGCATCCAGGCGAGTGCGAGCGCCGAAGCGCAGGTCGGTCCCCGCGTGCGGCTGGCGATGCTCCTGTACGGCGTGGCCGGTGCCTACGGTGAGGCCCGCGCCTACGCCAACTTCAAGGCGCAGTATCCCGCCAAGCCCCTGTGGAAACTCGACCTCTGCGGCGCGGGCAACGTGGGTGTGGAGGCGGACCTGTTCTTCGACGAGTTCTCCTACTCCGCCGAGGTCTTCAAAAAGTGCAAGTCCATCGCCGAAGCGCAGAACGCTGCGCCCATCATCAATAGCCTCACCGCCAAGCGCGACAACGTGGTTTTCGGCGGCAACCCGAACGATCCTTTCACCACCTCGGACGACATCAAAGTCTGCGCGACGGCCAAGGATCCTGAGAATGATCCCTTCACCCTGCGCTTCACCGCTGAAGACGGCCTCGACAAGCTTGGTGGTGACGACGACTGCACCGTGCATCAATTCAAGACCGTGGGCGACCATCCCGTCACCGTCACGGCCCGCGACCTTGACGGCGCGACGTCCACGAAGACCATCACCGTCAAAATCGGCAAGGCCATGGGTCCCGCGCCGGTCGTGACCATCGTCTCGCCCGTCCAGAACGAGAAGATGTACCTGAACGGCGTGAACGGCACGAAGACGCTCTCGGGCTACTCCGACCTCGGAGACTGCGCGAAGGAGAAGTGGACCAGCTCGGTCGCGTCGGACGTGCTGCCCACCAACAACTGCGGCTTACCCACCATCACCTACAGCGCCACCGGTGCCCGCACACTGACGTTGACGGCCACGAGCGCCACGGGAGCCGTGGGCAAGGCCAGCGTCGCGGTCACGGTGGAGCCCAAGCCTGCCGACAACCTGTTCCCGGTGATCAGCCTGAAGATGAAGCCCTCTACCACCATCGTGAACAACGAAAAGGTCACCGTGACCTACAGCTTGAGCGACGCCAACGACGACGAGGTGACGTACTCGCTGCGGGTGTACCCCAAGGGCAAGATGAACGAGGCCAAGACCCTCGACGAGGGCAAGGTGGGGAACACCCTCAAGGGCGTCAATATGACGAAGGAATTCCACCTCAGTGATCTTGGCGGCTACGGTGCCTGCCCCAAGGGTGACTTCGTGCTGGAATTCAGCGCTTACGACCAGTTCCTCTCCTTCCCCTTCCCGATGAAGACAGTGGCGTTCACCGCCCAGTGCATCAAGTAA
- a CDS encoding globin family protein, whose protein sequence is MTLTPEDVRLVQTTFQQVRPHAEAAAGLFYDRLFALDPSLRPMFRGDMRTQGRHLMAALAFVTEGLSRPETILPAVRDLGRRHAGYGVQDGHYATVGGALLDTLAAFFGDAFTPEVREAWIRAYALLADEMMEAARAPAPVGGLR, encoded by the coding sequence ATGACCCTGACGCCCGAAGATGTCCGCCTCGTTCAGACCACGTTTCAGCAGGTTCGCCCGCACGCCGAGGCCGCTGCCGGGCTGTTCTACGACCGCCTGTTCGCCCTCGATCCCTCGCTGCGCCCGATGTTTCGGGGCGACATGAGAACGCAGGGCCGTCACCTGATGGCCGCGCTCGCCTTCGTGACTGAGGGGCTGTCGCGGCCTGAAACGATCCTGCCTGCCGTACGCGACCTGGGGCGGCGTCACGCGGGTTATGGAGTGCAAGACGGGCACTATGCCACTGTGGGCGGGGCCCTACTGGACACCCTCGCCGCCTTTTTCGGTGACGCCTTCACGCCTGAGGTGCGGGAGGCGTGGATTCGCGCCTACGCGCTGCTGGCAGACGAGATGATGGAGGCGGCCCGCGCCCCTGCACCCGTGGGCGGCTTGCGGTGA
- a CDS encoding fibronectin type III domain-containing protein: protein MQKQGMVGLLMLTGALASCGGGGAAPEHIPANPTTFTATAKGSTQVQLDWSGVQEGAHVVLERKSNNGAYATLKDNLTTTTWLDQNLTPNTAYTYRIKAANAAGSSSGLEKSAATAASGNPDFTLGAAPNTLSIGPGRSSATTIGLTRPQNPEGTVTLTLEGAMVGTGTDKIAGTFKPTEANSTLSLTVGANVPVGPYDLTVRGTNGSLTKTANVRVVVEKWLLVDDDRSGNNWPTSSPAPDSDGDKFMRAAMAGKVFDVAVVPYSASGQAKDEPDGPSADTMKKYSGVVWYTGDTIVSPVTRNDVANLQDYLNTANRKVVLFSPGFIRTSATNGSTLSEPGEAVQTFFKAYAGVDKVAYAGLINGSYTVAGQANTVTQGLSLALTKGANRADLAPGQGTETLLSAGSAVVATARSGVGTATSSALTLLGLPTSNLTQNDTATLLGKLMP from the coding sequence ATGCAGAAACAAGGAATGGTCGGACTGCTGATGCTTACGGGTGCGCTGGCGAGTTGTGGAGGTGGCGGTGCGGCGCCGGAGCACATCCCCGCCAACCCCACGACCTTTACCGCGACCGCCAAGGGCAGTACCCAGGTGCAGCTCGACTGGAGCGGCGTGCAGGAGGGAGCGCACGTGGTGCTGGAGCGCAAGTCCAACAACGGGGCCTACGCCACGCTGAAGGACAACCTCACCACGACGACCTGGTTGGACCAGAACCTGACGCCCAACACGGCGTACACCTACCGCATCAAAGCCGCGAACGCGGCCGGGTCGAGCAGCGGACTGGAAAAGAGTGCCGCGACCGCCGCTTCCGGCAACCCCGACTTCACCCTGGGCGCCGCGCCCAACACGCTGAGCATCGGGCCGGGTCGGAGTTCGGCGACCACGATCGGTCTCACCCGGCCCCAGAACCCGGAAGGGACAGTGACCCTCACGCTGGAGGGGGCGATGGTGGGGACGGGCACCGACAAGATCGCGGGCACCTTCAAGCCCACGGAAGCGAACAGCACGCTGTCCCTGACGGTTGGCGCGAACGTGCCCGTCGGCCCGTACGATCTGACGGTCAGGGGCACGAACGGGAGCCTCACCAAGACCGCGAACGTGCGCGTCGTGGTGGAGAAGTGGCTGCTGGTGGACGACGACCGCAGCGGCAACAACTGGCCCACGAGCAGTCCTGCGCCTGACTCTGACGGCGACAAGTTCATGCGCGCCGCGATGGCCGGCAAGGTCTTCGACGTGGCGGTCGTGCCCTACAGTGCCAGTGGGCAGGCGAAGGACGAACCCGACGGCCCCAGCGCGGACACCATGAAGAAATACAGCGGTGTGGTGTGGTACACCGGAGACACCATCGTCAGCCCCGTGACCCGCAACGATGTGGCGAACCTCCAGGACTACCTGAACACCGCCAACCGCAAGGTCGTGCTGTTCTCGCCAGGATTTATCCGCACTTCAGCCACGAATGGTTCGACCCTCTCGGAACCCGGTGAGGCAGTTCAGACGTTCTTCAAGGCGTACGCGGGGGTGGACAAGGTAGCGTACGCGGGGCTCATCAACGGGAGTTACACCGTCGCCGGCCAGGCGAACACAGTCACGCAGGGCCTGAGCCTCGCCCTGACGAAGGGAGCCAACCGGGCCGACCTTGCGCCGGGGCAGGGCACAGAGACGCTGCTGAGCGCCGGGAGCGCCGTGGTGGCGACGGCCAGGTCAGGCGTGGGCACGGCGACCTCCTCGGCGCTCACTCTGCTCGGCCTGCCCACAAGCAACTTGACGCAGAACGACACGGCCACCCTGCTCGGGAAACTGATGCCGTAA